In a single window of the Hippoglossus hippoglossus isolate fHipHip1 chromosome 7, fHipHip1.pri, whole genome shotgun sequence genome:
- the snx21 gene encoding sorting nexin-21, with amino-acid sequence MASRLLDRLKRSLFKDVHWAVTEQEAGDTQEVEEFDEDRLEAELAEEEECVTDRLGGTLSFDSAAGGGGLEESGEGEGHDSDSDFLGESMEEGLSSTDASPVGASPVGPSPSALLTRQLQESWRNMCRLDGGSPVPSGRRLMDDLLFEVTDASVMQDGSSKYVLYTIHVTQTGGSDKTPAVITRRYSDFQRLHATLRRYHSDLMDRVCFPRKKLRRNFAAETIARRSRAFEQYLSHLCSLPTLRGALCVRQFFYLSDLQTGQLLIRAGRYQEALGPLLNAKRLQQKLGWASYYDVQAQAPPPASSHWFFTLVGLSCCFQEVDQLEEAGDHCDHALRVLTPADPQTDDQDKPIPQTVAPRPHIDRPHPLLLPLLRAVVRLLWQTGKDKRQWEELLQQLEEQWAGLDNQPTMIEFLVKHNLQESEVGGLA; translated from the exons ATGGCTTCCCGGCTGCTGGATCGTCTGAAACGCTCGCTGTTCAAAGATGTTCACTGGGCAGTAACggaacaggaagcaggagacacacaggaagtggaggagttTGATGAGGATCGGTTGGAGGCGGAActggcggaggaggaggagtgtgtgacTGATCGCCTTGGGGGGACTCTGTCCTTCGACAgcgcagcaggaggaggaggactggaGGAAAGTGGCGAGGGCGAGGGGCATGACAGTGACTCCGACTTCCTGGGAGAGTCGATGGAGGAGGGGCTCAGCAGCACAG ACGCCAGTCCTGTCGGCGCTTCACCGGTCGGCCCCTCCCCCTCCGCCCTGCTGACACGGCAGCTTCAGGAGAGCTGGAGGAACATGTGCCGACTCGATGGAGGAAGTCCCGTCCCCTCGGGAAGACGGCTGATGGATGACTTGTTGTTTGAGGTTACGGACGCCAGTGTGATGCAGGACGGCTCCTCAAAGTACGTG CTGTACACCATCCACGTGACCCAGACCGGTGGCAGCGATAAGACGCCCGCTGTAATCACTCGCCGCTACTCCGATTTTCAGCGCCTTCATGCCACGCTGCGGCGTTATCATTCAGACCTGATGGATCGTGTATGTTTTCCAC GTAAGAAGCTGCGGAGGAACTTCGCGGCGGAGACGATCGCCAGGCGCAGCCGGGCCTTTGAACAGTATCTGTCTCACCTGTGTTCACTGCCCACCCTGCGGGGGGCGCTCTGCGTGCGACAGTTCTTCTACCTGAGCGACCTGCAGACTGGGCAGCTGCTCATCAG GGCGGGACGTTACCAGGAGGCACTGGGTCCGCTGCTCAACGCCAAGAGACTGCAACAGAAACTGGGCTGGGCCAGTTACTACGACGTCCAGGCTCAGGCCCCGCCCCCGGCCTCCTCCCATTGGTTCTTCACTCTGGTGGGGCTGTCGTGCTGTTTCCAAGAAGTGGACCagctggaggaggcgggggaTCACTGTGACCACGCCCTCCGTGTGCTGACGCCCGCTGACCCTCAAACTGACGACCAGGACAAGCCCATCCCACAGACTGTTGCACCCCGCCCACACATTGACAGGCCACACCCCCTCCTGTTACCGTTGCTGAGGGCGGTGGTTCGGCTTCTGTGGCAGACGGGAAAAGACAAACGGCAGTGGGAGGAGCTtttgcagcagctggaggagcaatGGGCGGGGCTAGACAATCAGCCAACCATGATAGAGTTTCTGGTAAAACACAACCTGCAAGAGAGTGAGGTGGGGGGGTTAGCGTGA